One window from the genome of Yamadazyma tenuis chromosome 7, complete sequence encodes:
- a CDS encoding uncharacterized protein (EggNog:ENOG503PD31; COG:G) — protein MYLSIGQSAYGVGATISPLIATGFVGADISWHFFYLVLLGCMMVSSIMIFISFSGSEIDMAPWENDGSEDIPNDHKVKLKAALQTKATWLFAVFVFVYQGAEVSMGGWIVTYLLDYRNGGHVVGYVASGFWGGVALGRFILVRPLHKHLGSRRSVIVCSLMSLLFVTLTWVISNVVAAGVFVSLAGFFVGPNYPIMVTLASEMLPRKIQVISLTIASAFGSAGGAFFPFLVGLLSQQVGAFVIMPMFIVLYCVMLLLWICLPNRERRLRTTVTNDLFSALKAFSGLIR, from the exons ATGTACTTATCTATTGGTCAATCGGCTTACGGAGTGGGTGCAACCATTTCTCCTCTTATTGCTACCGGTTTTGTGGGAGCAGATATTTCATGGCATTTCTTTTATTTGGTGTTATTGGGGTGTatgatggtttcttcaatcatGATTTTCATCTCTTTTTCAGGTTCCGAAATAGATATGGCTCCCTGGGAGAATGATGGAAGTGAAGATATACCCAATGATCATAAAGTGAAGCTTAAAGCTGCCTTGCAAACTAAAGCTACTTGGTTGTTTGCAGtctttgtgtttgtgtatCAGGGAGCTGAAGTTTCAATGGGTGGCTGGATTGTTACATACTTATTAGATTATAGAAATGGTGGACATGTGGTCGGGTACGTTGCATCAGGTTTCTGGGGTGGAGTTGCCTTGGGAAGGTTTATTCTTGTTAGACCACTTCATAAGCATCTTGGGTCGAGAAGAAGCGTGATAGTTTGTTCGCTTAtgtctcttctttttgtcACTTTAACTTGGGTTATATCTAATGTGGTAGCCGCTGGGGTATTCGTGTCTCTTGCAGGGTTTTTTGTTGGTCCAAATTATCCAATTATGGTCACATTGGCTTCCGAGATGTTGCCTCGAAAGATTCAAGTGATATCTTTGACAATAGCTTCTGCCTTTGGCTCTGCTGGGGGTGCTTTTTTCCCATTTTTAGTAGGGTTACTTTCTCAACAGGTAGGTGCCTTTGTGATTATGCCCATGTTTATTGTCTTGTATTGTGTCATGTTGTTGCTCTGGATATGCTTACCTAACAGAGAGAGAAGATTGAGAACCACTG TTACAAATGATTTGTTTTCAGCCTTAAAAGCGTTTTCAGGCTTAATACGATAA